One genomic window of Sphingobacterium oryzagri includes the following:
- a CDS encoding response regulator transcription factor — MQKILLAEDDPNLGELLKDYLELKGKFDVTLCQDGEEGLVAFRKDKFDLCIFDVMMPKKDGFSLGKDVRKMDKTVPIIYATAKGMMEDKTQAFELGGDDYITKPFRVEELLLRINALLKRVSKDKDEEIADKFEIGEYFFDYTSQIVSYKGQQQKLSTKEAELLRLLCLNKNDVLTREEALVKIWHDDNYFTGRSMDVFLSKLRKYLREDPNVEIVNVHGKGYKLLVS, encoded by the coding sequence ATGCAGAAAATATTATTAGCAGAAGACGATCCCAATCTGGGCGAGCTTTTAAAAGATTATTTGGAATTGAAGGGCAAGTTTGATGTTACTTTATGCCAGGATGGTGAAGAAGGACTCGTTGCTTTCCGAAAAGATAAATTTGACCTCTGTATTTTCGATGTGATGATGCCCAAGAAAGATGGATTTTCTTTAGGTAAGGATGTCCGAAAAATGGATAAGACTGTCCCTATAATCTACGCGACGGCAAAAGGTATGATGGAAGATAAAACCCAGGCTTTCGAATTGGGAGGCGACGACTACATTACCAAACCATTTCGGGTGGAAGAATTGCTGTTGCGCATCAATGCGTTGCTAAAGCGTGTTTCTAAAGATAAAGACGAAGAGATCGCTGATAAATTTGAGATCGGTGAATACTTTTTTGATTATACCAGTCAAATCGTCTCCTACAAAGGGCAACAACAGAAGCTTTCTACCAAAGAAGCTGAACTTTTACGCCTGCTTTGCTTAAATAAAAATGATGTATTGACACGTGAAGAAGCGCTGGTCAAGATTTGGCATGATGACAATTATTTTACGGGCCGAAGTATGGATGTATTCCTGAGCAAGCTTCGTAAATATTTACGTGAAGATCCCAATGTGGAGATCGTCAACGTCCATGGAAAAGGTTATAAACTACTCGTAAGTTAA
- a CDS encoding efflux RND transporter permease subunit gives MFETYIKRPVLSLVISIFITLLGLLALFTLPITQFPDIVPPSVVVTANYTGANAEVSTNAVAIPLEKAINGVAGMTSMNTVTTNNGTTLIQVSFKVGVDPDIAAVNVQNRVTTVLDELPEEVIRAGVTTEKEVNSMLMYLNIYTADETADERFIYNFTDINILKELKRIEGVGFAQIMGMRDYAMRVWLKPDRLAAYQISTDEVVESLRRQNIEAAPGQTGISSDKTVNMQQYVLRYPGKFSEPEEYANVPIRANADGSIIRVRDVADVEFGSLDYEMVSKTDGRPSASIMLKQLPGSNAQDVIQRVKDRMEELKGATFPPGMTYTMGYDVSRFLDASISSVVKTLIEAFILVFLVVFIFLQDFRATIIPILAVPVSLIGALFFMQMMGFSINLLTLFALVLAIGIVVDNGIVVVEAVYAKMEEEHLPPMEATLAAIKEVGAAVIAITLVMSAVFIPVAFLSGPVGIFYRQFSLTLASAIVISGINALTLTPALCALILKSPHDKKESNSWLSKFFKKFNSSYDKTAGKYRNLLTKIVGRRIITIGLLILFFLATWGASSILPSGFIPTEDQGMIYVSVTTPPGATVDRTERVLDEVDNIARELESVETVSTLAGYSILTEVSGASYGMGMINLNAWDNRKETVDDMITILREKTAHIADAEIDFFPPPTVPGFGNAAGFELRLLDRSGNEDLSETAAVLGKFLKDLAATEVIETASSSFDVSFPQYMLEIDYDLAAKKGISVENAMNTLQTLMGSFYATNFIRFGQMYKVMVQADPHYRQTPEDVLNLFLKTKDGEMVPYSAFITMKRVYGPEQITRYNMFTSAMINGQPAPGYSTGQAIETVQRLAEQLPQGYTIEWSGMTREQVISGDQAIYIFALCLVFVYLLLAAQYESFLLPLPVILCLPAGVFGSFIFLKIFGLENNIYAQVALVMLIGLLGKNAILIVEYAVLKRKQGMDVIQAAIEGAFARLRPILMTSFAFVAGLIPLMLASGAGAVGNRTIGTASVGGMVIGTLLGIVIIPGLYVLVSKRGKKKLGTNVPKIATILLAIGFLASCGMPKKLEKQTATQLPAAFQHDSVAPVDTLSIATQPWQEVFSDKNLKGLIDTALLYNYDLQQAIKRIEIAQASFKQRKAALLPSLDAAADAGLRKYGFYTEQGIGNYDTNFSGNLREDEMIPGPAVPDYFIGVRASWELDLWGKLKSQKYAAFNSLLAENEARRLVETELITNIASAYYELLSLDAKIAVFDNNIALNERALEITILQKEAGRASELGVQQFKAFLSGSFAEREKVKQEIAILENHINYLAGRFNQPVIRDSASFAKNRLFDKLDVGTPFEMLARRPDIREASFALLGAEQDVKASKAAFLPTIVLSPYMGLQTFSFSKLVDFDNSLTYGLLGGLTAPLFNQRQLKSQYETYKATYGLSFLEYEKRVLLAYNEVSNAVNTQEYIQNRERHIQEQVAALKSAVDAANELFVAGRVSYLDIITAQKEAISAEIDEVEIQKEEVLNEIVIYKALGGGWK, from the coding sequence ATGTTTGAAACATACATAAAGCGGCCGGTCCTTTCGTTGGTCATTTCGATCTTTATTACCTTGTTAGGACTACTAGCGCTATTTACATTGCCCATTACCCAGTTTCCAGATATTGTGCCGCCCTCTGTGGTGGTTACCGCTAATTATACCGGCGCCAATGCCGAAGTGAGTACCAATGCAGTGGCTATTCCGCTAGAAAAAGCCATTAACGGTGTGGCGGGTATGACGTCTATGAATACCGTAACAACCAATAATGGTACAACGTTAATCCAAGTCTCCTTTAAAGTTGGCGTAGACCCGGATATTGCCGCGGTAAACGTACAAAACAGAGTGACGACAGTGCTGGATGAACTTCCTGAAGAAGTGATACGTGCGGGCGTAACGACCGAAAAAGAGGTGAATAGTATGTTGATGTATTTGAATATCTATACCGCCGATGAGACAGCGGATGAACGCTTCATTTACAACTTTACCGATATCAATATTTTAAAAGAGCTGAAGCGTATTGAAGGGGTGGGCTTTGCGCAGATCATGGGCATGCGCGATTACGCCATGCGCGTGTGGTTGAAGCCTGATCGTCTGGCAGCTTATCAGATTTCGACCGATGAGGTCGTCGAATCGTTGCGTCGCCAAAATATCGAAGCCGCGCCCGGCCAGACGGGTATCAGTTCGGATAAAACGGTCAATATGCAACAATATGTATTGCGTTATCCGGGAAAATTCTCTGAGCCGGAAGAATATGCTAATGTGCCAATTCGGGCTAATGCGGATGGTTCGATCATCCGTGTCCGCGATGTAGCCGACGTGGAATTTGGTTCGTTAGATTACGAAATGGTTTCCAAAACTGACGGTAGACCATCAGCGTCTATCATGTTGAAGCAGTTGCCGGGCTCGAATGCGCAGGATGTTATCCAGCGGGTAAAAGATCGGATGGAAGAACTGAAAGGCGCCACTTTTCCGCCGGGCATGACATATACCATGGGGTATGATGTGTCGCGTTTTTTGGATGCGTCGATATCCAGTGTGGTTAAGACATTGATCGAAGCGTTTATTTTGGTGTTTCTAGTCGTATTTATTTTCCTGCAAGATTTCCGGGCCACGATTATTCCCATCTTAGCGGTGCCAGTCAGTTTGATTGGAGCGCTATTTTTTATGCAGATGATGGGCTTTTCGATCAATTTGTTAACGCTGTTTGCATTGGTGTTGGCTATCGGTATCGTTGTTGATAACGGTATTGTGGTCGTCGAAGCAGTTTATGCCAAGATGGAAGAAGAGCATTTACCACCTATGGAAGCAACCTTGGCCGCGATAAAGGAAGTTGGCGCAGCGGTTATTGCCATAACCCTAGTGATGTCGGCCGTTTTTATTCCCGTCGCTTTCTTATCCGGCCCGGTTGGTATTTTTTACAGGCAATTTTCGCTGACGCTGGCCTCGGCTATTGTGATTTCAGGGATTAACGCGTTGACGCTTACACCGGCATTATGTGCACTGATCTTAAAATCGCCGCATGATAAGAAGGAATCCAACAGCTGGCTCAGTAAATTTTTTAAGAAGTTTAACTCGTCTTACGACAAGACGGCGGGTAAATACCGCAACTTACTGACAAAAATTGTGGGTCGCCGGATAATCACAATCGGGCTATTGATTTTATTTTTCTTAGCGACCTGGGGCGCAAGCAGCATTCTGCCTTCGGGTTTTATCCCGACAGAAGATCAGGGGATGATCTACGTCAGTGTGACCACGCCGCCTGGCGCGACGGTAGACCGGACAGAGCGTGTGCTCGATGAGGTGGACAACATTGCGCGCGAATTGGAGTCGGTAGAAACCGTTTCTACGTTGGCCGGTTATAGCATCTTAACCGAAGTTTCGGGGGCATCTTACGGAATGGGCATGATTAACCTGAATGCCTGGGATAACCGAAAGGAAACGGTTGATGATATGATCACTATTTTGCGGGAGAAGACGGCACATATTGCCGATGCCGAAATTGATTTCTTTCCGCCACCTACCGTTCCTGGTTTTGGTAATGCCGCAGGTTTTGAACTCCGCTTATTAGATCGTAGCGGTAATGAAGATCTCAGCGAAACGGCAGCCGTGCTCGGTAAATTTTTAAAAGACTTAGCGGCAACGGAAGTCATTGAAACCGCTTCATCCAGCTTTGACGTGAGTTTTCCGCAATACATGTTGGAGATAGATTATGATCTCGCTGCGAAAAAAGGTATCTCGGTAGAAAATGCCATGAATACGTTGCAAACCTTGATGGGAAGTTTCTACGCGACAAACTTTATTCGTTTTGGACAGATGTATAAGGTGATGGTGCAAGCCGATCCGCATTATCGTCAAACGCCGGAAGATGTATTAAATCTTTTCTTAAAAACAAAGGATGGCGAGATGGTGCCGTATTCCGCGTTTATTACGATGAAGCGCGTTTATGGGCCGGAGCAGATCACGCGGTATAACATGTTTACTTCGGCCATGATCAACGGACAGCCCGCACCGGGTTATAGCACCGGGCAGGCCATCGAAACCGTGCAGCGCCTGGCCGAACAATTGCCGCAAGGCTACACAATCGAGTGGTCTGGTATGACGCGTGAGCAGGTGATCTCTGGCGATCAGGCGATTTATATTTTTGCGCTTTGTCTGGTCTTCGTTTATCTGCTGTTGGCCGCACAATACGAGAGCTTTTTATTGCCACTGCCGGTTATCCTTTGTTTACCAGCAGGTGTTTTTGGCTCGTTTATATTCCTGAAAATCTTTGGACTGGAAAACAATATCTATGCACAGGTAGCACTGGTGATGTTGATTGGTTTGTTGGGTAAAAACGCGATTTTGATCGTGGAGTATGCGGTGTTGAAACGTAAGCAAGGAATGGATGTCATCCAGGCGGCTATCGAAGGTGCGTTTGCAAGGCTTCGTCCTATCCTGATGACGTCGTTTGCCTTTGTTGCCGGTTTGATTCCGTTGATGTTAGCATCTGGCGCTGGCGCTGTCGGAAACCGTACGATCGGGACAGCTTCCGTAGGTGGTATGGTGATCGGTACATTGTTAGGTATCGTGATTATTCCCGGGCTTTACGTGTTGGTTTCCAAGCGCGGAAAGAAAAAACTGGGCACGAACGTTCCAAAAATAGCGACTATACTGTTGGCAATAGGTTTTCTAGCTTCTTGTGGCATGCCCAAAAAATTAGAAAAACAAACCGCTACACAACTGCCGGCAGCTTTTCAGCACGATTCGGTGGCGCCCGTAGATACGCTTTCTATTGCCACACAGCCGTGGCAAGAAGTGTTTTCGGACAAGAATCTGAAAGGTTTGATTGATACGGCTTTGCTGTACAATTACGATTTGCAACAGGCCATCAAGCGTATTGAAATAGCACAAGCCAGTTTCAAGCAACGAAAGGCAGCACTATTGCCCAGCTTGGATGCTGCCGCTGACGCGGGATTGCGCAAATATGGCTTTTACACCGAACAGGGGATAGGCAATTACGATACTAATTTTTCGGGGAATCTCCGAGAGGACGAAATGATTCCCGGGCCGGCAGTTCCCGATTATTTTATTGGTGTTCGTGCTTCGTGGGAGCTTGATCTGTGGGGAAAACTGAAAAGTCAAAAGTATGCGGCTTTCAACTCCTTATTGGCGGAGAATGAAGCGCGTAGGCTGGTCGAGACGGAGCTGATTACCAATATTGCTTCTGCGTATTACGAGCTGCTCAGTTTGGATGCAAAGATCGCGGTGTTTGATAACAATATCGCGTTGAATGAGCGTGCACTGGAGATCACAATTTTACAAAAAGAAGCAGGCCGCGCATCCGAGCTGGGTGTGCAGCAGTTTAAAGCCTTTCTTTCGGGCTCCTTTGCCGAGCGCGAGAAGGTAAAGCAAGAAATTGCCATTTTAGAAAATCACATCAATTATTTGGCGGGTAGGTTTAATCAGCCAGTTATTCGTGATTCCGCGAGCTTTGCTAAAAATCGCTTGTTTGACAAGCTGGATGTCGGTACGCCTTTTGAAATGCTTGCGCGTCGACCAGACATCCGTGAAGCTTCATTTGCATTGTTGGGCGCGGAGCAAGATGTAAAAGCTTCAAAAGCAGCTTTCTTGCCCACGATCGTGCTCTCGCCGTATATGGGCTTGCAAACGTTTAGCTTTAGCAAGCTTGTCGATTTTGATAACTCGCTAACCTATGGTTTGCTGGGTGGTCTTACAGCGCCGCTTTTTAATCAGCGACAATTGAAAAGTCAGTACGAGACATATAAAGCAACCTATGGTTTAAGTTTTTTAGAATACGAGAAAAGGGTTTTGCTAGCGTACAACGAAGTGTCTAATGCGGTCAATACCCAAGAATATATTCAAAATAGAGAACGCCATATTCAAGAGCAGGTGGCGGCTTTAAAAAGCGCTGTCGATGCGGCGAATGAATTGTTTGTAGCAGGTAGGGTTTCATACCTCGATATCATTACGGCACAGAAAGAAGCTATATCGGCTGAAATTGATGAGGTAGAAATTCAGAAAGAGGAGGTGCTGAACGAGATTGTTATATACAAAGCACTGGGGGGTGGATGGAAGTAA
- a CDS encoding efflux RND transporter periplasmic adaptor subunit — MKIFSLVLPLAGLVLLAGSCTVKSTENKSETAARQVPVVNLTVMDTTIYKEYIADIQARKNVELRSRLSGFLEKVYVDEGAIVKAGQILFQVNDEEYRADAAKAEAALNNAIAEAKKVELEKERTKKLVEKNIVSETEQELIAVQHRASLSKVAEAKAVLNQAKTKLAQTSIRAPFNGRIDRILLKTGSLLEEGALITSISDLSTLNVYFDISEAEYLTLASDTNFSNNSFNKEVKLLLANGQEYPHTGVAQIVESEFEPNTGSISLRARFPNSDGLLKHGASGRIAVPISTGSTKFVHQKAVFEIQDKTYVYVLNDDDTVKMQPFRAGQRVGHYYVVEDGLNENQRIVYEGVQGLRDGMKVRAVAKK, encoded by the coding sequence ATGAAAATATTTTCATTGGTACTCCCGCTTGCGGGATTGGTGCTGCTAGCTGGCAGCTGTACCGTAAAGAGCACGGAAAATAAGTCCGAAACAGCGGCGCGTCAAGTTCCCGTTGTTAATCTAACCGTTATGGATACGACAATCTATAAAGAATATATTGCCGATATCCAGGCGCGTAAAAATGTAGAGCTACGTTCGCGTCTAAGTGGATTTTTGGAAAAGGTATATGTCGATGAAGGGGCGATTGTCAAAGCCGGACAAATACTTTTTCAGGTCAATGATGAAGAATATCGCGCTGACGCTGCAAAGGCAGAAGCTGCATTAAACAATGCGATTGCCGAGGCAAAAAAAGTAGAACTGGAAAAAGAACGCACAAAAAAACTTGTCGAAAAAAACATTGTTTCCGAAACCGAGCAAGAACTCATTGCGGTGCAACATCGCGCAAGCCTCTCCAAGGTGGCAGAAGCCAAGGCCGTTCTTAATCAGGCCAAAACAAAACTAGCGCAGACCTCCATCCGGGCGCCATTCAACGGTCGTATAGACCGGATTTTGCTTAAAACAGGTTCCTTGTTGGAAGAAGGTGCGTTGATTACAAGCATCTCTGATCTAAGCACCTTAAATGTTTACTTTGATATTTCCGAAGCAGAATACCTGACGCTGGCAAGTGATACTAATTTTAGTAACAATAGCTTCAACAAAGAGGTGAAGCTATTGCTGGCTAACGGGCAGGAATATCCACATACGGGTGTGGCGCAGATTGTAGAAAGTGAGTTTGAACCCAATACGGGCTCCATTTCGTTGCGCGCCCGGTTTCCCAATTCCGATGGTTTGTTAAAGCATGGTGCATCTGGCCGAATAGCCGTGCCGATCTCTACCGGCAGTACCAAATTTGTGCATCAGAAAGCCGTCTTTGAAATTCAAGATAAAACCTATGTATACGTTTTAAATGATGATGATACGGTTAAAATGCAACCTTTCCGAGCCGGACAGCGTGTTGGTCATTATTATGTCGTCGAAGATGGCTTAAATGAAAACCAGCGCATTGTGTATGAAGGCGTGCAAGGACTTCGTGATGGTATGAAGGTGCGCGCGGTGGCTAAGAAATAA
- a CDS encoding alpha-hydroxy acid oxidase, translating into MSKKILYRYNSRYPAIADLKTKAKSRIPKFAFDYLEGGANEELNLLKNETDFDDILLKPQYLHVAGDIDMSVELFGRRYSAPFGISPIGLQGLMWPNAPEILAKAAAKHDIPYTLSTVSTSSIERIAEVSDGKAWFQLYHPTEDRLRDDILRRLKEVECPVLVVLVDVPSFGLRYREIKSGLSMPPKMNIANVVQAMLRPLWGIKTLQHGIPSFATLKPYMEKGLDLSQLGQFMNKTFTGKVNVEKVKAIREIWKGPLVLKGITTEEDMDAAIAIGVDGVIVSNHGGRQIDAGESSIQSLIHLAKNPTYSDKIKIMLDGGIRSGVDLGRAHAVGSAFNFMGRPFMYGVGALGDEGGEHTINLFKAQLYQVMQQLTLENVSQFPGRLIQR; encoded by the coding sequence ATGAGTAAAAAGATTCTATATCGATACAATTCACGATATCCCGCTATAGCCGACTTGAAAACAAAAGCAAAATCACGTATTCCAAAATTTGCGTTTGATTACCTGGAAGGCGGCGCCAATGAGGAATTGAACTTATTAAAAAATGAAACGGATTTTGACGATATTTTGCTTAAACCGCAGTACCTCCACGTAGCGGGCGATATTGATATGTCTGTCGAGCTTTTTGGAAGACGGTACAGCGCTCCTTTTGGTATCTCGCCCATTGGCCTGCAAGGCCTGATGTGGCCAAATGCTCCGGAGATTTTAGCAAAAGCTGCTGCAAAACATGATATTCCATATACGTTAAGCACCGTATCCACCAGCAGTATCGAGCGTATAGCAGAAGTGTCTGACGGTAAGGCTTGGTTTCAGTTATACCACCCGACAGAAGATCGGCTGCGCGATGATATTTTACGCAGATTAAAAGAGGTAGAATGCCCTGTTCTTGTGGTTTTGGTAGACGTTCCGTCTTTTGGTCTTCGTTACAGAGAGATTAAGAGCGGTTTATCTATGCCGCCAAAGATGAATATTGCAAACGTGGTGCAGGCCATGCTCAGACCTTTATGGGGAATTAAGACGCTACAACACGGCATCCCATCGTTTGCGACATTGAAACCTTACATGGAAAAGGGATTAGACCTGAGTCAACTGGGCCAGTTTATGAACAAAACCTTTACAGGAAAAGTCAATGTAGAGAAAGTAAAAGCCATACGCGAAATCTGGAAAGGACCATTGGTGCTGAAAGGAATTACCACTGAAGAAGATATGGATGCCGCGATTGCCATCGGCGTAGATGGTGTAATTGTTTCTAACCACGGCGGGCGTCAAATAGACGCGGGCGAATCTTCGATTCAATCGCTGATCCATTTGGCCAAAAACCCAACATACAGCGATAAAATTAAAATCATGCTGGATGGCGGCATTCGCTCAGGCGTCGATTTGGGGAGAGCACATGCCGTCGGCTCTGCATTTAATTTTATGGGCAGACCGTTTATGTATGGTGTAGGCGCGCTGGGCGATGAGGGTGGCGAGCACACGATCAACTTGTTTAAAGCACAGTTGTACCAAGTAATGCAGCAACTGACTCTGGAAAATGTAAGCCAGTTTCCAGGAAGACTGATACAGCGCTAA
- a CDS encoding 6-pyruvoyl trahydropterin synthase family protein — MIVAERYHDISCGHRVVGHEGKCRFLHGHNYRIHFTVAAHELDEIGRVVDFSVIKSALCEWLEENFDHKFLIWEKDELLTQLQEIAGDSLVIVPFNPTAEHLARYLVETVGPEQLKAYPVQLISCKIEETAKCSATYSL; from the coding sequence ATGATAGTTGCCGAACGATACCACGATATTTCCTGCGGACACCGCGTTGTAGGACACGAAGGAAAATGTCGCTTTTTACACGGACATAATTACCGAATACACTTTACTGTTGCCGCTCACGAGCTAGACGAGATAGGACGCGTTGTTGATTTCTCGGTCATTAAATCGGCCCTTTGCGAATGGTTGGAAGAAAACTTTGATCATAAATTTCTTATATGGGAAAAAGACGAGCTACTCACACAGCTCCAGGAAATAGCAGGCGATAGCCTCGTGATCGTGCCATTTAACCCAACGGCAGAACATCTTGCGCGTTATTTAGTGGAAACCGTAGGCCCGGAGCAGCTAAAAGCCTATCCTGTGCAACTGATTTCCTGCAAAATAGAGGAAACCGCTAAATGCTCCGCAACATATAGTCTGTAA
- a CDS encoding alkene reductase: protein MKLLEKIQLGDVSLKNSMVMAAMTRGRADINGLVGDMTAVYYSQRASAGLLLSEAIRISEDATGSPLTPGIFTEQQIVSWQKVTKAVHDKGGVIIAQLWHTGRVGHSVDRNGKLPFAPSPLPIRGMKHFTSQGVKEYEVPQEMTIQEIKQTITDYGQAAKNAIAAGFDGVQLHAANGYLPNQFLAESANQRTDHYGGSIANNARFVLEVMQELIRVVGAEKVGIKISPFHPYGDIVLDDPASTYSHLIEELNKLDFAYVELMRRNPNFASPEHYGADNEIEFFGRKIRQTVIANAGYDRASAEAELENGVAKLISFGRLYIANPDLAERFEKNAPLSEPDRTTMYGGDKQGYIDYPLWSEGE, encoded by the coding sequence ATGAAACTTTTAGAAAAAATACAGTTAGGCGATGTCAGCCTGAAAAATAGCATGGTCATGGCCGCGATGACCCGAGGCCGTGCAGATATAAATGGCTTAGTGGGTGATATGACTGCAGTCTATTATAGCCAAAGGGCAAGTGCAGGTTTGCTGCTTAGCGAAGCCATCAGGATTAGTGAAGATGCGACCGGGAGTCCGCTTACGCCCGGCATTTTTACGGAGCAACAAATCGTATCATGGCAAAAGGTTACAAAGGCCGTACACGATAAAGGCGGTGTGATTATAGCGCAGCTTTGGCACACGGGCCGGGTGGGGCATTCTGTAGATCGGAACGGCAAGCTCCCATTTGCGCCGTCACCTTTACCTATCCGCGGAATGAAGCATTTTACTTCGCAAGGCGTGAAAGAATATGAAGTACCGCAGGAAATGACAATACAGGAAATAAAGCAGACCATAACGGACTATGGCCAGGCCGCAAAAAATGCCATCGCGGCGGGGTTTGACGGCGTGCAGCTACACGCCGCCAATGGTTATCTTCCCAATCAGTTTTTAGCGGAAAGTGCCAACCAAAGAACGGATCATTACGGCGGCAGCATCGCTAACAATGCTCGCTTTGTACTGGAGGTGATGCAAGAATTAATCCGCGTGGTGGGCGCTGAAAAGGTGGGGATTAAAATTTCGCCTTTCCATCCTTATGGCGATATCGTGTTGGATGATCCGGCCAGTACCTACAGTCACCTCATTGAAGAACTGAACAAACTGGACTTTGCTTATGTGGAACTCATGAGGCGCAACCCCAACTTTGCTTCGCCTGAACATTATGGCGCGGATAACGAGATTGAATTTTTTGGCAGGAAGATTCGCCAGACAGTTATTGCTAATGCAGGGTATGATAGGGCTTCTGCCGAAGCAGAACTTGAAAACGGCGTTGCCAAGCTTATTTCCTTTGGCAGGTTATACATCGCAAACCCTGACTTGGCGGAACGGTTTGAAAAAAATGCCCCGCTTAGTGAGCCGGACAGGACAACGATGTATGGCGGCGATAAACAGGGTTACATTGATTACCCTCTTTGGAGTGAAGGCGAATGA
- a CDS encoding bile acid:sodium symporter family protein: MKKLLAILSKAGFDSFLLMIGAMILLAYFLPQPGMVKEPISLEEIANAGVSLIFLFYGLRLSVDKLKAGLANWKMHIIVQLTTFLFFPLIVLAVRPLFINTDFELLWLGVFFLAALPSTVSSSVVMVSIAKGNIPAAIFNASISSLIGVVVTPLWVGLFIASATGDFDVSDIVIKLVLQVLLPVIIGISLNSRFGALAEKYKKQLKYFDQAIILTIIYTSFCKSFSENLFADFTALELTALAAGMMVLFFAVFLCIGLLSRLFGFSEEDRITVLFCGSKKSLVHGTVMSKVLFQHSTITGIVLLPLMIYHALQLIAASIIAQRMARRKEA; this comes from the coding sequence TTGAAAAAGTTATTAGCAATATTAAGTAAAGCAGGTTTCGACAGTTTCCTGTTGATGATAGGCGCCATGATTCTGCTGGCCTATTTTTTGCCGCAGCCGGGCATGGTAAAAGAACCTATTTCGCTAGAGGAGATTGCCAATGCAGGCGTCTCGTTGATTTTCTTATTTTACGGTTTACGACTAAGTGTTGATAAACTAAAAGCCGGGCTTGCCAACTGGAAAATGCACATTATCGTGCAGCTGACAACCTTTTTGTTTTTTCCTCTCATTGTTTTAGCCGTTCGCCCCTTGTTCATCAATACCGACTTCGAGTTGCTTTGGCTGGGCGTATTTTTTCTGGCGGCTTTACCTTCTACAGTTTCTTCCTCTGTGGTCATGGTTTCCATCGCCAAGGGCAACATTCCCGCAGCCATTTTCAACGCGAGCATTTCCAGTTTGATCGGCGTAGTGGTTACGCCGCTCTGGGTTGGGCTGTTCATCGCTTCTGCAACAGGCGATTTCGACGTCTCAGATATCGTTATCAAGCTGGTTCTTCAAGTCTTGTTGCCTGTCATCATCGGCATCAGTCTCAATTCGCGTTTCGGCGCCCTTGCCGAAAAATATAAGAAACAACTCAAATATTTTGATCAGGCAATTATCCTCACCATCATTTACACGTCGTTTTGTAAGTCATTCTCCGAAAATCTTTTTGCAGACTTCACCGCTCTTGAACTTACTGCACTCGCCGCAGGCATGATGGTTTTGTTTTTTGCCGTATTCCTTTGTATCGGACTACTCAGCCGCTTGTTTGGCTTTTCAGAGGAAGATCGTATTACGGTCTTATTTTGTGGATCTAAAAAGTCATTGGTACACGGCACGGTCATGTCAAAAGTACTTTTTCAGCATAGTACTATCACAGGCATTGTATTGTTACCACTCATGATTTACCATGCCTTGCAATTGATTGCCGCCAGCATCATCGCGCAGCGCATGGCTCGACGAAAAGAAGCGTAA